Proteins encoded by one window of Esox lucius isolate fEsoLuc1 chromosome 4, fEsoLuc1.pri, whole genome shotgun sequence:
- the mcf2a gene encoding proto-oncogene DBL isoform X2, giving the protein MGLDSLQEQTEQEPLREMECYHSLLQAGSQLESTLQQVSVPITMKEVDGFIEKQVAYLSGGRGEDSSVIITLPEYSDFSDIPEESLAKVLTYLTFIPRARQPGVKFIIILDRRLDTWTSIKTALARIAASFPGNLHLVLVLRPTSFFQRTVTDLGFRFSQEDFMLKMPVVMLSSVTDLLRYIDENQLTSEFGGTLDYCHSDWIVLRTAIEGFAVTVKDIAQMLQAFGTEVAETELPNEGTTIVQLLSAHMDKYRNLKEAIRSVSKEGRHLLANLEASGREGDSLWEIRLDWETVQRLLAQLREMESAFDGFFEKHHLKLQQCLQLLRYERSFQEMELSLGRLASQEREVSLSVETLAQTEQTLRDLDGLNARAQEEIGRAQAIALRGHQLAACHHYAMTVIVQRCNELQNRCDELSHALSSKHTHLSHVYQLLLGLQQAQKWCDDGVYLLAQQLVDKFQSKEGAQAALKDIDRLLEEAPSLLSSGPDVLALEWESVLTPEIQVLIEKTFEKHTVLQDMIQNRQSCLRKLADKHVRPIQLVAPRPENPPRSKSPLFSPKHSVDGLKFSFDLSLPGKRTSRKSPGLRKIEVMHDYQENRSALLSNLDGQDSPDLLKRHVMKELMETERAYVEELRSVLLGYRAEMENPALAGLLPAGLQNKRDVLFGNMPEIYDFHSRIFLQDLEGCLETPERVGACFLERKENFQVYECYCQNKPRSESLWRQFSDCAFFQECQRNLEHKLGLDSYLLKPIQRLTKYQLLLKELLKDSPEGCEGSFQLQGALTAMLDLLKSVNDSMHQIAITGYQGELCDLGRVLMQGSFSVWISHKRGPTRMKELARFKPMQRHLFLYERALLFCKRREEQGGRRDRTPSYSFKHCLKMSAVGITENVKGDVKRFELWYSGREEVYLVQAPTVDVKMAWLNELRRILTNQQKLLKDERCLNNQPDHIELSPPRSESQQQRVSVSSEDTESGRSSPDPQSHSPQHLPSRRIEAPTSETQRTQNHRRSWPGASYTVDVCEGLGEWAGGPESSHPSDTEEDPAQLGPGRYEALAACPPYNLDDLTIRSGDVIQLQHQDSEGLWLVKNLSRKKEGLIPVPVLQVILGNGSRGHSSRLGDPWNLKVRKLSSP; this is encoded by the exons aTGGGCCTGGATTCACTGCAGGAACAGACCGAGCAGGAGCCGCTGAGGGAAATGGAGTGCTACCACAGCCTCCTCCAGGCCGGCTCTCAGCTGGAGAGTACACTTCAGC AGGTGTCAGTCCCAATCACTATGAAGGAGGTGGACGGCTTCATCGAAAAGCAGGTGGCCTACCTGTCAG GAGGTCGTGGAGAAGACTCCAGCGTGATCATCACCCTGCCGGAATACTCGGATTTCAGCGATATCCCGGAGGAATCTTTAGCCAAAGTTCTAACGTACCTCACCTTCATACCTCG AGCACGACAGCCGGGTGTAAAATTCATAATCATTTTAGACAGAAGACTGGATACTTGGACCTCAATCAAAACAGCACTTGCCAGAATTGCG GCGTCCTTCCCCGGGAACCTCCACCTGGTGCTGGTACTGCGGCCCACCAGCTTCTTCCAACGCACCGTCACGGACCTGGGCTTCCGCTTCAGCCAGGAAGACTTCATGCTCAAGATGCCT GTGGTGATGCTGAGCTCCGTGACGGACCTCCTGAGATACATCGATGAGAACCAGCTTACCTCAGAGTTTGGTGGCACCCTGGACTACTGTCATAGTGACTGGATCGTCCTGAGAACA GCAATAGAAGGCTTTGCGGTGACAGTGAAGGATATTGCCCAGATGCTCCAGGCGTTTGGCACAGAGGTGGCCGAGACAGAGCTGCCAAATGAGGGCACGACCATTGTCCAActcctctccgcccacatggaTAAGTACAGGAATCTCAAG GAGGCGATACGATCTGTGTCCAAGGAAGGTCGTCATCTACTGGCTAACCTGGAGGCCtcggggagagagggggactcACTCTGGGAGATCAGGCTGGACTGGGAGACTGTACAGAG GTTACTGGCCCAGCTGAGGGAAATGGAGTCAGCCTTCGACGGCTTCTTTGAGAAGCATCATTTGAAACTGCAGCAGTGCCTACAGCTGCTCCGATATGAGCGCAGCTTCCAGGAG ATGGAGTTGTCTCTTGGGCGCCTGGCGTcgcaggagagggaggtgtcgTTGTCAGTGGAGACGCTGGCTCAGACAGAACAGACGCTCAGAGACCTGGACGGTCTGAATGCCCGTGCGCAG GAGGAGATCGGTCGTGCCCAGGCCATCGCCCTCCGTGGTCACCAGCTGGCTGCCTGCCACCACTACGCCATGACAGTGATTGTGCAGCGCTGTAACGAGCTGCAAAACCGCTGTGACGAGCTCAGCCACGCCTTGAGCTCCAAACACACGCACCTGTCCCATGTCTACCAGCTGCTGCTGGGCCTTCAGCAG GCCCAGAAGTGGTGTGATGATGGGGTGTACCTGTTGGCGCAGCAGCTGGTGGATAAGTTCCAGTCCAAAGAGGGGGCCCAGGCTGCACTGAAGGACATCGACAGGCTACTGGAGGAGGCACCGTCTCTCCTCAGCTCAGGACCCGACGTCCTGGCTCTGGAGTGGGAGTCTGTCCTAACCCCTGAGATTCAG GTTCTGATAGAGAAGACTTTTGAGAAGCACACAGTCTTGCAGGACATGATACAGAACAGACAGAGCTGTCTGAGGAAACTGGCTGATAAACATGTCCGTCCCATCCAGCTGGTGGCCCCCCGGCCTGAGAACCCACCCCGCTCCAAGTCCCCACTCTTCTCCCCCAAACACA GTGTCGACGGTTTGAAGTTTTCCTTCGATCTGTCACTCCCCGGTAAGAGGACGTCACGGAAAAGTCCCGGCCTGAGAAAG atCGAGGTCATGCATGACTACCAGGAAAACAGGAGCGCCCTGCTGTCCAACCTGGATGGCCAGGACAGCCCCGACCTCCTGAAACG ACATGTGATGAAGGAGCTGATGGAGACGGAGCGCGCGTACGTGGAGGAGCTGCGGTCAGTGCTGCTG GGCTACCGGGCGGAGATGGAGAACCCAGCCCTCGCGGGGCTCCTGCCTGCAGGCCTGCAAAACAAGAGAGACGTCCTCTTTGGCAACATGCCGGAGATCTACGACTTCCACAGCAG GATCTTCCTGCAGGACTTGGAGGGTTGCCTGGAGACCCCAGAGAGAGTTGGCGCCTGTTTTCTGGAGCGG AAGGAGAATTTCCAGGTATACGAGTGCTACTGTCAGAACAAGCCCCGCTCAGAGTCGCTGTGGAGGCAATTCTCCGACTGTGCCTTCTTCCAG GAGTGTCAGAGGAATCTGGAACACAAATTAGGCCTGGATTCTTACTTGCTGAAACCGATACAGCGTCTCACCAAGTACCAGCTACTTCTGAAG GAGTTACTGAAGGACAGTCCAGAAGGCTGTGAGGGGTCCTTCCAGCTACAGGGGGCGCTAACCGCCATGTTGGACCTCCTCAAGTCCGTTAACGACTCCATGCATCAGATCGCCATCACAGGCTACCAG GGAGAGTTGTGCGATCTGGGCCGAGTGCTGATGCAGGGCTCCTTCAGTGTGTGGATCAGTCATAAGAGAGGCCCGACCCGCATGAAAGAGCTGGCCCGCTTCAAGCCCATGCAGAGACACCTGTTCCTGTACGAGAGAGCCCTCCTCTTCTGCAAGCGCCGGGAGGAGCAGGGAGGGAGACGTGACAGAACCCCCTCCTACAGCTTTAAACACTGtctcaag ATGAGCGCCGTGGGGATTACGGAGAACGTCAAGGGAGATGTGAAGAGGTTTGAGCTGTGGTACAGCGGACGGGAGGAGGTCTACCTAGTGCAG GCTCCCACAGTAGATGTTAAGATGGCTTGGCTCAACGAGCTACGAAGGATCCTCACCAACCAGCAGAAACTTCTCAAAG ATGAACGCTGTCTCAACAACCAGCCAGACCACATCGAACTGTCTCCACCCAGGTCTGAGAG CCAGCAGCAGAGAGTGTCGGTCAGCTCAGAGGACACAGAGTCAGGAAGAAGCAGCCCAGACCCACAGTCTCACTCCCCACAACACCTGCCCAGCCGCCGCATTGAGGCGCCCACCTCTGAAACACAGCGCACCCAGAACCACAGACGCA GCTGGCCTGGTGCATCCTACACTGTTGATGTCTGTGAGGGACTGGGGGAGTGGGCTGGAGGTCCGGAATCGTCTCACCCGTCAGACACCGAGGAAGACCCTGCCCAGCTG GGCCCAGGCAGGTATGAGGCCTTGGCTGCATGTCCACCCTACAATCTGGATGACCTCACCATCAGGAGCGGTGATGTCATCCAGCTGCAGCACCAGGATAGCGAAGGTCTCTG GCTGGTGAAGAACCTCAGTCGCAAAAAGGAGGGCCTCattcctgtccctgtcctgcaGGTGATTCTGGGAAATGGCAGTAGAGGACACTCCAGCAGACTAGGGG ATCCATGGAATCTGAAGGTCAGGAAGCTCAGCTCTCCTTAG
- the mcf2a gene encoding proto-oncogene DBL isoform X4 — protein MGLDSLQEQTEQEPLREMECYHSLLQAGSQLESTLQQVSVPITMKEVDGFIEKQVAYLSGGRGEDSSVIITLPEYSDFSDIPEESLAKVLTYLTFIPRARQPGVKFIIILDRRLDTWTSIKTALARIAASFPGNLHLVLVLRPTSFFQRTVTDLGFRFSQEDFMLKMPVVMLSSVTDLLRYIDENQLTSEFGGTLDYCHSDWIVLRTAIEGFAVTVKDIAQMLQAFGTEVAETELPNEGTTIVQLLSAHMDKYRNLKEAIRSVSKEGRHLLANLEASGREGDSLWEIRLDWETVQRLLAQLREMESAFDGFFEKHHLKLQQCLQLLRYERSFQEMELSLGRLASQEREVSLSVETLAQTEQTLRDLDGLNARAQEEIGRAQAIALRGHQLAACHHYAMTVIVQRCNELQNRCDELSHALSSKHTHLSHVYQLLLGLQQAQKWCDDGVYLLAQQLVDKFQSKEGAQAALKDIDRLLEEAPSLLSSGPDVLALEWESVLTPEIQVLIEKTFEKHTVLQDMIQNRQSCLRKLADKHVRPIQLVAPRPENPPRSKSPLFSPKHSVDGLKFSFDLSLPGKRTSRKSPGLRKIEVMHDYQENRSALLSNLDGQDSPDLLKRHVMKELMETERAYVEELRSVLLGYRAEMENPALAGLLPAGLQNKRDVLFGNMPEIYDFHSRIFLQDLEGCLETPERVGACFLERKENFQVYECYCQNKPRSESLWRQFSDCAFFQVTVPFLCVPYCPLLECQRNLEHKLGLDSYLLKPIQRLTKYQLLLKELLKDSPEGCEGSFQLQGALTAMLDLLKSVNDSMHQIAITGYQGELCDLGRVLMQGSFSVWISHKRGPTRMKELARFKPMQRHLFLYERALLFCKRREEQGGRRDRTPSYSFKHCLKMSAVGITENVKGDVKRFELWYSGREEVYLVQAPTVDVKMAWLNELRRILTNQQKLLKDERCLNNQPDHIELSPPRSESQQQRVSVSSEDTESGRSSPDPQSHSPQHLPSRRIEAPTSETQRTQNHRRSEDPNSDTLYPEPWTQWEPHL, from the exons aTGGGCCTGGATTCACTGCAGGAACAGACCGAGCAGGAGCCGCTGAGGGAAATGGAGTGCTACCACAGCCTCCTCCAGGCCGGCTCTCAGCTGGAGAGTACACTTCAGC AGGTGTCAGTCCCAATCACTATGAAGGAGGTGGACGGCTTCATCGAAAAGCAGGTGGCCTACCTGTCAG GAGGTCGTGGAGAAGACTCCAGCGTGATCATCACCCTGCCGGAATACTCGGATTTCAGCGATATCCCGGAGGAATCTTTAGCCAAAGTTCTAACGTACCTCACCTTCATACCTCG AGCACGACAGCCGGGTGTAAAATTCATAATCATTTTAGACAGAAGACTGGATACTTGGACCTCAATCAAAACAGCACTTGCCAGAATTGCG GCGTCCTTCCCCGGGAACCTCCACCTGGTGCTGGTACTGCGGCCCACCAGCTTCTTCCAACGCACCGTCACGGACCTGGGCTTCCGCTTCAGCCAGGAAGACTTCATGCTCAAGATGCCT GTGGTGATGCTGAGCTCCGTGACGGACCTCCTGAGATACATCGATGAGAACCAGCTTACCTCAGAGTTTGGTGGCACCCTGGACTACTGTCATAGTGACTGGATCGTCCTGAGAACA GCAATAGAAGGCTTTGCGGTGACAGTGAAGGATATTGCCCAGATGCTCCAGGCGTTTGGCACAGAGGTGGCCGAGACAGAGCTGCCAAATGAGGGCACGACCATTGTCCAActcctctccgcccacatggaTAAGTACAGGAATCTCAAG GAGGCGATACGATCTGTGTCCAAGGAAGGTCGTCATCTACTGGCTAACCTGGAGGCCtcggggagagagggggactcACTCTGGGAGATCAGGCTGGACTGGGAGACTGTACAGAG GTTACTGGCCCAGCTGAGGGAAATGGAGTCAGCCTTCGACGGCTTCTTTGAGAAGCATCATTTGAAACTGCAGCAGTGCCTACAGCTGCTCCGATATGAGCGCAGCTTCCAGGAG ATGGAGTTGTCTCTTGGGCGCCTGGCGTcgcaggagagggaggtgtcgTTGTCAGTGGAGACGCTGGCTCAGACAGAACAGACGCTCAGAGACCTGGACGGTCTGAATGCCCGTGCGCAG GAGGAGATCGGTCGTGCCCAGGCCATCGCCCTCCGTGGTCACCAGCTGGCTGCCTGCCACCACTACGCCATGACAGTGATTGTGCAGCGCTGTAACGAGCTGCAAAACCGCTGTGACGAGCTCAGCCACGCCTTGAGCTCCAAACACACGCACCTGTCCCATGTCTACCAGCTGCTGCTGGGCCTTCAGCAG GCCCAGAAGTGGTGTGATGATGGGGTGTACCTGTTGGCGCAGCAGCTGGTGGATAAGTTCCAGTCCAAAGAGGGGGCCCAGGCTGCACTGAAGGACATCGACAGGCTACTGGAGGAGGCACCGTCTCTCCTCAGCTCAGGACCCGACGTCCTGGCTCTGGAGTGGGAGTCTGTCCTAACCCCTGAGATTCAG GTTCTGATAGAGAAGACTTTTGAGAAGCACACAGTCTTGCAGGACATGATACAGAACAGACAGAGCTGTCTGAGGAAACTGGCTGATAAACATGTCCGTCCCATCCAGCTGGTGGCCCCCCGGCCTGAGAACCCACCCCGCTCCAAGTCCCCACTCTTCTCCCCCAAACACA GTGTCGACGGTTTGAAGTTTTCCTTCGATCTGTCACTCCCCGGTAAGAGGACGTCACGGAAAAGTCCCGGCCTGAGAAAG atCGAGGTCATGCATGACTACCAGGAAAACAGGAGCGCCCTGCTGTCCAACCTGGATGGCCAGGACAGCCCCGACCTCCTGAAACG ACATGTGATGAAGGAGCTGATGGAGACGGAGCGCGCGTACGTGGAGGAGCTGCGGTCAGTGCTGCTG GGCTACCGGGCGGAGATGGAGAACCCAGCCCTCGCGGGGCTCCTGCCTGCAGGCCTGCAAAACAAGAGAGACGTCCTCTTTGGCAACATGCCGGAGATCTACGACTTCCACAGCAG GATCTTCCTGCAGGACTTGGAGGGTTGCCTGGAGACCCCAGAGAGAGTTGGCGCCTGTTTTCTGGAGCGG AAGGAGAATTTCCAGGTATACGAGTGCTACTGTCAGAACAAGCCCCGCTCAGAGTCGCTGTGGAGGCAATTCTCCGACTGTGCCTTCTTCCAGGTGACGGTTCCTTTTCTGTGTGTCCCATACTGCCCCCTGTTG GAGTGTCAGAGGAATCTGGAACACAAATTAGGCCTGGATTCTTACTTGCTGAAACCGATACAGCGTCTCACCAAGTACCAGCTACTTCTGAAG GAGTTACTGAAGGACAGTCCAGAAGGCTGTGAGGGGTCCTTCCAGCTACAGGGGGCGCTAACCGCCATGTTGGACCTCCTCAAGTCCGTTAACGACTCCATGCATCAGATCGCCATCACAGGCTACCAG GGAGAGTTGTGCGATCTGGGCCGAGTGCTGATGCAGGGCTCCTTCAGTGTGTGGATCAGTCATAAGAGAGGCCCGACCCGCATGAAAGAGCTGGCCCGCTTCAAGCCCATGCAGAGACACCTGTTCCTGTACGAGAGAGCCCTCCTCTTCTGCAAGCGCCGGGAGGAGCAGGGAGGGAGACGTGACAGAACCCCCTCCTACAGCTTTAAACACTGtctcaag ATGAGCGCCGTGGGGATTACGGAGAACGTCAAGGGAGATGTGAAGAGGTTTGAGCTGTGGTACAGCGGACGGGAGGAGGTCTACCTAGTGCAG GCTCCCACAGTAGATGTTAAGATGGCTTGGCTCAACGAGCTACGAAGGATCCTCACCAACCAGCAGAAACTTCTCAAAG ATGAACGCTGTCTCAACAACCAGCCAGACCACATCGAACTGTCTCCACCCAGGTCTGAGAG CCAGCAGCAGAGAGTGTCGGTCAGCTCAGAGGACACAGAGTCAGGAAGAAGCAGCCCAGACCCACAGTCTCACTCCCCACAACACCTGCCCAGCCGCCGCATTGAGGCGCCCACCTCTGAAACACAGCGCACCCAGAACCACAGACGCAGTGAGGACCCCAACTCTGACACACTGTACCCAGAACCATGGACGCAGTGGGAACCCCACCTCTGA
- the mcf2a gene encoding proto-oncogene DBL isoform X3 — protein sequence MGLDSLQEQTEQEPLREMECYHSLLQAGSQLESTLQQVSVPITMKEVDGFIEKQVAYLSGGRGEDSSVIITLPEYSDFSDIPEESLAKVLTYLTFIPRARQPGVKFIIILDRRLDTWTSIKTALARIAASFPGNLHLVLVLRPTSFFQRTVTDLGFRFSQEDFMLKMPVVMLSSVTDLLRYIDENQLTSEFGGTLDYCHSDWIVLRTAIEGFAVTVKDIAQMLQAFGTEVAETELPNEGTTIVQLLSAHMDKYRNLKEAIRSVSKEGRHLLANLEASGREGDSLWEIRLDWETVQRLLAQLREMESAFDGFFEKHHLKLQQCLQLLRYERSFQEMELSLGRLASQEREVSLSVETLAQTEQTLRDLDGLNARAQEEIGRAQAIALRGHQLAACHHYAMTVIVQRCNELQNRCDELSHALSSKHTHLSHVYQLLLGLQQAQKWCDDGVYLLAQQLVDKFQSKEGAQAALKDIDRLLEEAPSLLSSGPDVLALEWESVLTPEIQVLIEKTFEKHTVLQDMIQNRQSCLRKLADKHVRPIQLVAPRPENPPRSKSPLFSPKHSVDGLKFSFDLSLPGKRTSRKSPGLRKIEVMHDYQENRSALLSNLDGQDSPDLLKRHVMKELMETERAYVEELRSVLLGYRAEMENPALAGLLPAGLQNKRDVLFGNMPEIYDFHSRIFLQDLEGCLETPERVGACFLERKENFQVYECYCQNKPRSESLWRQFSDCAFFQVTVPFLCVPYCPLLECQRNLEHKLGLDSYLLKPIQRLTKYQLLLKELLKDSPEGCEGSFQLQGALTAMLDLLKSVNDSMHQIAITGYQGELCDLGRVLMQGSFSVWISHKRGPTRMKELARFKPMQRHLFLYERALLFCKRREEQGGRRDRTPSYSFKHCLKMSAVGITENVKGDVKRFELWYSGREEVYLVQAPTVDVKMAWLNELRRILTNQQKLLKDERCLNNQPDHIELSPPRSERGVRPSGGAPNGCLPGLDFVSLSAGVFQCLRSRSPRPRSPRQRPRPRPPQLPPPPAPLTLPERSVVNPALHALAQFGMARLRGPTSPRGCCVCILSAISNTSIWAHHRHATPRQTPHLRHGTPKRCTHLRMGLATLHGMLKKTT from the exons aTGGGCCTGGATTCACTGCAGGAACAGACCGAGCAGGAGCCGCTGAGGGAAATGGAGTGCTACCACAGCCTCCTCCAGGCCGGCTCTCAGCTGGAGAGTACACTTCAGC AGGTGTCAGTCCCAATCACTATGAAGGAGGTGGACGGCTTCATCGAAAAGCAGGTGGCCTACCTGTCAG GAGGTCGTGGAGAAGACTCCAGCGTGATCATCACCCTGCCGGAATACTCGGATTTCAGCGATATCCCGGAGGAATCTTTAGCCAAAGTTCTAACGTACCTCACCTTCATACCTCG AGCACGACAGCCGGGTGTAAAATTCATAATCATTTTAGACAGAAGACTGGATACTTGGACCTCAATCAAAACAGCACTTGCCAGAATTGCG GCGTCCTTCCCCGGGAACCTCCACCTGGTGCTGGTACTGCGGCCCACCAGCTTCTTCCAACGCACCGTCACGGACCTGGGCTTCCGCTTCAGCCAGGAAGACTTCATGCTCAAGATGCCT GTGGTGATGCTGAGCTCCGTGACGGACCTCCTGAGATACATCGATGAGAACCAGCTTACCTCAGAGTTTGGTGGCACCCTGGACTACTGTCATAGTGACTGGATCGTCCTGAGAACA GCAATAGAAGGCTTTGCGGTGACAGTGAAGGATATTGCCCAGATGCTCCAGGCGTTTGGCACAGAGGTGGCCGAGACAGAGCTGCCAAATGAGGGCACGACCATTGTCCAActcctctccgcccacatggaTAAGTACAGGAATCTCAAG GAGGCGATACGATCTGTGTCCAAGGAAGGTCGTCATCTACTGGCTAACCTGGAGGCCtcggggagagagggggactcACTCTGGGAGATCAGGCTGGACTGGGAGACTGTACAGAG GTTACTGGCCCAGCTGAGGGAAATGGAGTCAGCCTTCGACGGCTTCTTTGAGAAGCATCATTTGAAACTGCAGCAGTGCCTACAGCTGCTCCGATATGAGCGCAGCTTCCAGGAG ATGGAGTTGTCTCTTGGGCGCCTGGCGTcgcaggagagggaggtgtcgTTGTCAGTGGAGACGCTGGCTCAGACAGAACAGACGCTCAGAGACCTGGACGGTCTGAATGCCCGTGCGCAG GAGGAGATCGGTCGTGCCCAGGCCATCGCCCTCCGTGGTCACCAGCTGGCTGCCTGCCACCACTACGCCATGACAGTGATTGTGCAGCGCTGTAACGAGCTGCAAAACCGCTGTGACGAGCTCAGCCACGCCTTGAGCTCCAAACACACGCACCTGTCCCATGTCTACCAGCTGCTGCTGGGCCTTCAGCAG GCCCAGAAGTGGTGTGATGATGGGGTGTACCTGTTGGCGCAGCAGCTGGTGGATAAGTTCCAGTCCAAAGAGGGGGCCCAGGCTGCACTGAAGGACATCGACAGGCTACTGGAGGAGGCACCGTCTCTCCTCAGCTCAGGACCCGACGTCCTGGCTCTGGAGTGGGAGTCTGTCCTAACCCCTGAGATTCAG GTTCTGATAGAGAAGACTTTTGAGAAGCACACAGTCTTGCAGGACATGATACAGAACAGACAGAGCTGTCTGAGGAAACTGGCTGATAAACATGTCCGTCCCATCCAGCTGGTGGCCCCCCGGCCTGAGAACCCACCCCGCTCCAAGTCCCCACTCTTCTCCCCCAAACACA GTGTCGACGGTTTGAAGTTTTCCTTCGATCTGTCACTCCCCGGTAAGAGGACGTCACGGAAAAGTCCCGGCCTGAGAAAG atCGAGGTCATGCATGACTACCAGGAAAACAGGAGCGCCCTGCTGTCCAACCTGGATGGCCAGGACAGCCCCGACCTCCTGAAACG ACATGTGATGAAGGAGCTGATGGAGACGGAGCGCGCGTACGTGGAGGAGCTGCGGTCAGTGCTGCTG GGCTACCGGGCGGAGATGGAGAACCCAGCCCTCGCGGGGCTCCTGCCTGCAGGCCTGCAAAACAAGAGAGACGTCCTCTTTGGCAACATGCCGGAGATCTACGACTTCCACAGCAG GATCTTCCTGCAGGACTTGGAGGGTTGCCTGGAGACCCCAGAGAGAGTTGGCGCCTGTTTTCTGGAGCGG AAGGAGAATTTCCAGGTATACGAGTGCTACTGTCAGAACAAGCCCCGCTCAGAGTCGCTGTGGAGGCAATTCTCCGACTGTGCCTTCTTCCAGGTGACGGTTCCTTTTCTGTGTGTCCCATACTGCCCCCTGTTG GAGTGTCAGAGGAATCTGGAACACAAATTAGGCCTGGATTCTTACTTGCTGAAACCGATACAGCGTCTCACCAAGTACCAGCTACTTCTGAAG GAGTTACTGAAGGACAGTCCAGAAGGCTGTGAGGGGTCCTTCCAGCTACAGGGGGCGCTAACCGCCATGTTGGACCTCCTCAAGTCCGTTAACGACTCCATGCATCAGATCGCCATCACAGGCTACCAG GGAGAGTTGTGCGATCTGGGCCGAGTGCTGATGCAGGGCTCCTTCAGTGTGTGGATCAGTCATAAGAGAGGCCCGACCCGCATGAAAGAGCTGGCCCGCTTCAAGCCCATGCAGAGACACCTGTTCCTGTACGAGAGAGCCCTCCTCTTCTGCAAGCGCCGGGAGGAGCAGGGAGGGAGACGTGACAGAACCCCCTCCTACAGCTTTAAACACTGtctcaag ATGAGCGCCGTGGGGATTACGGAGAACGTCAAGGGAGATGTGAAGAGGTTTGAGCTGTGGTACAGCGGACGGGAGGAGGTCTACCTAGTGCAG GCTCCCACAGTAGATGTTAAGATGGCTTGGCTCAACGAGCTACGAAGGATCCTCACCAACCAGCAGAAACTTCTCAAAG ATGAACGCTGTCTCAACAACCAGCCAGACCACATCGAACTGTCTCCACCCAGGTCTGAGAG AGGAGTGCGTCCGTCTGGAGGGGCTCCTAATGGCTGTCTGCCGGGGCTGGACTTTGTCTCGCTGTCAGCtggtgtgtttcagtgtctgCGCTCCCGGAGTCCACGCCCTCGAAGCCCCCGGCAACGCCCCCgaccccgccccccccaacTGCCCCCGCCCCCAGCGCCACTGACTCTCCCTGAACGCTCAGTGGTAAACCCGGCTCTGCATGCCCTGGCTCAGTTCGGCATGGCCCGGCTTAGGGGGCCCACCTCCCCGCGGGGCTGCTGTGTCTGCATACTGAGTGCCATCTCCAACACCTCCATTTGGGCTCATCACCGCCACGCAACGCCCCGGCAGACCCCTCATCTCAGACACGGGACCCCAAAACGCTGCACCCATCTTCGCATGGGATTAGCAACTTTGCATGGAATGTTGAAGAAAACAACGTAA